The Deltaproteobacteria bacterium nucleotide sequence GTAAACAAGGCGATGCACTTTATATTTTTCAGTAAATCCTTTGATCAGATTATTTTTGTGTTCATAAACTCTTCTCACTATGTCACTGGTCACACCAATATAGAGCGTTCCATTTCTTTGACTTGCCATGATGTAAACAAAATATTTTCTCGTCATATTGTTTCTCCGCTCCAACGAAAAAAGACTGGATTCCCGCCTTCGCGGGAATGACATCATAAAGCACTCTGCGTATATCAGTTAACTTATTGATATCCGATGATATCCTGGATTTTGTTCTCCTCATTTTGCAACTTATTTACGAAAGAACCAAATTATTTTCTATGCAGTGGGTCTAGTAAGTTGGGCACAGGAGACGTTAAAGAATCTCGGCATTAATCCAGAATATGCCGCTGCCCTCTACGCGGACATGCAACGCCGTGATACCGGATTTGCGCTTTTTTCCG carries:
- a CDS encoding GIY-YIG nuclease family protein, coding for MTRKYFVYIMASQRNGTLYIGVTSDIVRRVYEHKNNLIKGFTEKYKVHRLVYVEETDDVSVAITREKQLKKWKRSWKLRLIESMNPEWRDLHNELF